The sequence CACACGGATTACACGGATGAGACGGATTGACACGGATAAAAATTTATTAGAAAAAATCCGTGAGAATCCGCCAAAATCTGTGTCATCCGTGTGCTATTCTATCATTCTCTTCGTGGCTTTGTGGCTTTGTGGCTAAACGGTTACGATAAAAAATAGCCTCCGATTAAAAAATATGGTTGCAAATTTCGAGAAGACATGTTACACTGGACACTCTTAGGATATGGCCTACCAGCTAATTTAATTAGAAGGAGGGTTTATGCCAGAACAAGGTGTCACTGTATGTTCCGCCAGTGAATCAATGATAGTCAAGGCAGAGCAAGCAGGAGTAGCTACTGCCTTTGGCCGGGTTAAAGAAATCAAGCTATGTCCTTTTGGGGTTTCAGGCACTTGTTGTCGAATCTGTGCGATGGGTCCATGTCGATTAAGCTTCAAAGGAGAAGCCACCGAAGAAGAACAGGAATTCGGATCAAAGAGGAGCGTGTGCGGGGCCACGGTGGGCACTATTTCGGCCAGAAATTTTGCCCGGATGATTGCCGGCGGAACTTCAGCTCATTCAGATCACGGCCGGGAGGTGGTCAAGACTTTTATTGCTGCTGCTAAAAAAGAGATACCCGGATACACCATCAAAGATGACACCAAACTGCGGACGATAGCCGGAGTTCTTGGCATATCAACTGATAATAAGGATAAATACCGGATCGCCCAGGAAGTCGGCGAGGCCGTGCTCAAGGAATTTGGAAGGCAGGAAGGAGAGCTGGCCTTTACTAAGAGGGCGCCGGAGAAAAGGCAGCAGCTCTGGGCCAAACATGGTATAATTCCAAGAGGCATAGACCGAGAAGTGGTGGAAACTATGCATCGAACCACGATGGGCGTTGATCAGGATTACCGGAATATTCTTCTTCATGGTTCCAGAACGGCTCTGGCTGATGGCTGGGGTGGTTCAATGATCGCCACTGAGCTTCAGGATATTATGTTCGGCACGCCTATACCTTTAAGAAGCAAGGTAAATTTAGGGGTGCTTAAAGAGGATGAGGTGAATATCATTGTGCATGGCCACGAGCCTTTGCTCTCAGAGATGATTGTGGTGGCCTCACGTGATCCTGAACTTCTTGATCTGGCTAAAAAGGTTGGGGCCTCTGGCATAAATCTGGCCGGTATCTGTTGCACGGCTAATGAGATTCTGATGAGACAAGGCATTCCCATTGCGGGCAATTTTTTGCAGCAGGAATTAGCTATCCTCACCGGGGCCGTGGAAGCGATGGTGGTTGACGTCCAATGCGTTATGCAGTCCTTACCCAGCGTGGCCAAGTGCTTCCATACCGAGATCATTACTACCGCTGAAAAGGCTAGGATGTTCGGAGCAAACCATTTTGAATTCCATCCCGAGCATGCCCTGGAAGTGTCTAAAGATATTGTCAGGCGGGCTATTAAGAATTTCCCTCATCGAAAGTCAGTTGATATACCCAGGAAGGAAATGGACCTGATCGCCGGATTCTCTCACGAGACCATAAATTATATGCTGGGCGGAAGATTCAGGGCTTCTTATCGCCCCTTGAATGATAATATCATTAATGGACGAATCAGAGGGGTAGCTGGCGTGGTAGGTTGTAATAACCCCCGGGTGACCCATGACAAGATACATATCGAGGTAGTCAAAGAACTTATAGCCAATGATGTGCTCGTCTTGCAGACCGGATGCGCCGCCATAGCCTCGGCTAAAGAAGGATTGTTGACCCCTGAAGCGGCCATCAAATACGCCGGCCCTGGTCTGAAAGAAGTTTGCGAGGCAGTAGGCATTCCGCCGGTTCTTCACTGCGGTTCCTGTGTGGACAATTCCAGGCTGCTTATCGCGGCTACGGAGATGGTCAAAGAAGGTGGATTAGGGGATGATATTTCCGAACTCCCGGTAGCCGGCTGCGCCCCGGAATGGATGAGTGAAAAGGCCATTGCTATTGGTCAATATTTTGTTGCCTCCGGGGTCTATGTGGTCTTTGGGGTTACCTTCCCGATTACCGGAAGCAGGGGGGTGAGCGACTTCCTTTTTAACGAGCACGAGCAAATAACCGGCGGCAAATGGGCCTTTGAACCGGACCCCGCCAAGATGGCCGCCTTGCTGATTGACCATATTAACAAGAAGCGAAAGGCATTAGGGATAGATAAGCCTATGGAACGGGTGCTTTATGATATGGAGATGAGAAGGGAGTTGAAGTTCTAAATGGACTTATGCGGGTTGTAAAATTTGAATGGGATGAGGAAAACGTAACTGCTCAAAACTAAGTTAAGCAGTTAGTTGGGAGACAAAGCAAAATTCCCTCTCCCTTGAGGGGAGAGGGATAGGGTGAGGGTGAAATTGGTGGGCAATATTATTACTCTTGCTAAAAACCTTATATTAAGAAATATAGATGAGGTATTAGCAACAATAAGAGAGGGTTGTTTATTTCACCCCCCTAACCCCTCCCATCAAGGGAGGGGAAGCTTTTATACCAACGCTGTCGTCGGTACAAAAGGAGATGAAACTTAACCCATAGCACTATAATCTGTAATGAGCTTACTTTTTTAACTTGATTTTGAGTAGATACAGGAGAACGAAAACCATATAGCTTGTCACAAGGTAACAAGCCCTGAAGTTGAAGAGGTCTTTATCAACCAGGCTCGTTTCCGGAGAGGCAAAGAAGGCAAGATGTATGCTTTAGGTGTCACTGATGCAGGACGACATTTGTTTGTTGTCTTTGCCAGGAAAAA comes from bacterium and encodes:
- the cooS gene encoding anaerobic carbon-monoxide dehydrogenase catalytic subunit; this encodes MPEQGVTVCSASESMIVKAEQAGVATAFGRVKEIKLCPFGVSGTCCRICAMGPCRLSFKGEATEEEQEFGSKRSVCGATVGTISARNFARMIAGGTSAHSDHGREVVKTFIAAAKKEIPGYTIKDDTKLRTIAGVLGISTDNKDKYRIAQEVGEAVLKEFGRQEGELAFTKRAPEKRQQLWAKHGIIPRGIDREVVETMHRTTMGVDQDYRNILLHGSRTALADGWGGSMIATELQDIMFGTPIPLRSKVNLGVLKEDEVNIIVHGHEPLLSEMIVVASRDPELLDLAKKVGASGINLAGICCTANEILMRQGIPIAGNFLQQELAILTGAVEAMVVDVQCVMQSLPSVAKCFHTEIITTAEKARMFGANHFEFHPEHALEVSKDIVRRAIKNFPHRKSVDIPRKEMDLIAGFSHETINYMLGGRFRASYRPLNDNIINGRIRGVAGVVGCNNPRVTHDKIHIEVVKELIANDVLVLQTGCAAIASAKEGLLTPEAAIKYAGPGLKEVCEAVGIPPVLHCGSCVDNSRLLIAATEMVKEGGLGDDISELPVAGCAPEWMSEKAIAIGQYFVASGVYVVFGVTFPITGSRGVSDFLFNEHEQITGGKWAFEPDPAKMAALLIDHINKKRKALGIDKPMERVLYDMEMRRELKF
- a CDS encoding BrnT family toxin, giving the protein MACHKVTSPEVEEVFINQARFRRGKEGKMYALGVTDAGRHLFVVFARKNGEKIRPITARDMNKTEKRWFRRK